From the Phyllobacterium sp. T1293 genome, the window GTTTTCCGATTCAAGAAACAGCAATTGCGCGCAGATCAGCGCCGCCATTCCATCCTCCACCTGACCATTCAGAAAGACAATCCGCTCCCGCAGGAGACGCGAATAGATATCAAATGATCGTTCACCACGGCTGGATTGTTCCACGACCATAGGGACGAGCTGCATCATGTCGCGCATGGCGAACACTCCTTCGATATTGAGATTTTGTTTGGTTTAAGCGGCGAGGCGCATGGTTGTCGGCGGCGCGTTGCCGTTGGCAGCGGTGCGGCTGATCGGCTTTGCCAAGGTTACAGGCTCATGCACAATGCTGAACGTGGTGCCGCCCGAGCCATTGGGATCGATCCGGAAGGTGACGATGCTATCAGGCACCGCTTCATCTTCTTCGCGCATGGAATAGCGGACAAAGCGCTCCGTATCGGCTTCGATGACTTCAAGGGAGATACGCGATGGCTCCTGTGGCGCCTGCGGATCAGGCAGCAGCCAGCGGGCAACGAATTCCGGCACGGTCAGCGCGCGCCAGACTTTCGAAGGTGCGGCATCCAGATCATATTCGTAACGCAGGGCGGTGTCGGCTTCTGCCGTGTCGCTGGTCATTGATCCATCTCCTTCAAAAGCTGCTTCAGTTCATCGACGCGCTGCGGCCAAAAGGCACGGTAGCGGTTAAGCCATTGGTGGATTTGCGCCAGTCCATCCGGGTTGACCCGGTAGTGAACATGGCGGCCGGTTTTTTGTTCGGCAACAAGCCCGGCGGAACGCAACACCGCAAGATGCTGTGACATGGCGGGCTGGGACAGGGAAAACCCCTCGCGCAGCTCCGTCGCGTTCTTCTCGCCATCGGCCAGCCGTTCAAACACGGCGCGGCGGGTGGGATCGGCAAGTGCCTTGAATATATCGACCTCTGACATGAAGATACATAAGCATAGACTTATGTGAGTCGCAAGCGCGATTTCGCAATGGTGTTGTAAAATAAAACCCGGCCAAATATCTGGCCGGGTTTGTCGATGCCATGCAAATGAGAAAAACTTATCCTGTCAGGCGAGCGGCGGCCAAGGCAACCTCGTCATGGCGCTGTTGCACGAAGGGTTGCATCCAGCTGAGAACCGCATCGACAATGGCTTGCGGAGCAGTATCGGGACGGCCTGCGTTAAAGGGCGGGGCAGGTGCATATTCCAGCATCAGCTGAATGCGCTGTGCGGCCTCGTCTCCGCGCAATTCTGCGATCAGGGTCAATACGAAATCAATACCAGCGGTAACGCCGCCGCCGGTCAGTATATTGCCATCGCGCACCACGCGATCAATGTCGGGAATAGCGCCGAATGGCAGCAGCATATCCCGCCATGCCCAGTGGCAGGCCGCTCGTTTGCCTTTAAGAAGACCTGCAGCGCCGAGGATCAGGGAACCGGTGCAGACCGAGGTGATATATTGTGCAGAAAGCCCAAGGCGGCGGATTGCGGCGACAAACGCTTCATTCTGCAAGGCACCTGTGCAACCGGAACCACCGGGCACAAACAGCACGTCACAACGCTCGATTGCTGAAAGATCAGAGAGACCAGAGAAGACGAGGCCGTCGGCACCGACATCTTCGCCGTTCATGGACGCGACAATGACTTTCGTGTCGGGCAGGCGGGACATAAATTGGTGCGGGCCGGTGAAGTCGAGATGGGTGACGCCATTATAGATTGGGATGACGATAGTGATCAGGTCGGCCATAGCAAGTCCTTTGCAGTGCTGGTTGACAGTATCAGATTAGAGCGACATCATTGCGTCTCAAACGACATAGAACCCTCATTTTCAGCCATGGCCCGCCATATCGGATTTTTCGTCTTTCCTGCGTTCCAGATTCTCGATCTGACGGGGCCGTTGTCTGCCTTTCAGATTGCCGGGCCGGACTACCGGCTGCATGTCATCTCAGCGGAGGGTGGATTGGTGGCAAGCACCATGGGCCTCGAAGTCATGACTGTGCAAGCGGGAGACCAGTCTTTCGATACGCTGGTTGTAGCTGGCGGCTATGGTGCGCGGCTTGCATCGCAAACCGGGCCGCTTCCCGCAATGATAAGAGATATTGCGTCCCGCTCGCGCAGGGTTGCCAGTGTATGCACTGGAGCCTTTCTTTTAGCGACGGCAGGTATTCTTGACGGCAAGCGAGCGACAACCCATTGGCGGCGTGCGGCGGATCTGCAAAAGCGCTTTCCCGATATCGCGGTTGATGGCGACAAAATTTACGTGAGGGATGGCCCGGTCTGGACGTCGGCTGGTATCACGGCGGGAATTGATCTGGCACTGGCACTGATTGAGGACGATCTTGGTGCCGATGCAGCGCGGGCGGTGGCGCAGGAACTGGTGGTCTATCATCGCCGTCCGGGTGGCCAGTCGCAATTTTCCGCCATGCTGGAACTGGAGCCCGATAGCGACCGGGTACGGCGTGCTTTGAGCTTTGCCCGTGAGCATTTGCATGAGGCATTACCTGTGGAACGGCTGGCAGAGGCTGCCTGTCTCAGTCCGCGTCAGTTTGGCCGGGCATTTCGGGCTGAGACGGGGGAAACTCCGGCGAAAGCAGTGGAACGTCTGCGGGCGGAAGCGGCACGAGTGCGGATTGAATCGGGTAGTGAACCGATTGAGACTATTGCGGTTTCCGTAGGATTCATTGATCCGGAACGCATGCGGCGCGCTTTTTTAAGGCTTTATGGTCAGCCGCCGCAGGCTTTGAAGCGCGCTGCACGCGCGCTTCGTGTTATCGGGTAGTTTTACGCCTGCGACTGCTGCGCGAAGGCGAAGATGAAGGCGGCGAGGGCGGCGAAGTTTGCAACCGTCCGCACGTGATTCCAG encodes:
- a CDS encoding GlxA family transcriptional regulator produces the protein MARHIGFFVFPAFQILDLTGPLSAFQIAGPDYRLHVISAEGGLVASTMGLEVMTVQAGDQSFDTLVVAGGYGARLASQTGPLPAMIRDIASRSRRVASVCTGAFLLATAGILDGKRATTHWRRAADLQKRFPDIAVDGDKIYVRDGPVWTSAGITAGIDLALALIEDDLGADAARAVAQELVVYHRRPGGQSQFSAMLELEPDSDRVRRALSFAREHLHEALPVERLAEAACLSPRQFGRAFRAETGETPAKAVERLRAEAARVRIESGSEPIETIAVSVGFIDPERMRRAFLRLYGQPPQALKRAARALRVIG
- a CDS encoding ArsR/SmtB family transcription factor, whose product is MSEVDIFKALADPTRRAVFERLADGEKNATELREGFSLSQPAMSQHLAVLRSAGLVAEQKTGRHVHYRVNPDGLAQIHQWLNRYRAFWPQRVDELKQLLKEMDQ
- a CDS encoding DJ-1/PfpI family protein encodes the protein MADLITIVIPIYNGVTHLDFTGPHQFMSRLPDTKVIVASMNGEDVGADGLVFSGLSDLSAIERCDVLFVPGGSGCTGALQNEAFVAAIRRLGLSAQYITSVCTGSLILGAAGLLKGKRAACHWAWRDMLLPFGAIPDIDRVVRDGNILTGGGVTAGIDFVLTLIAELRGDEAAQRIQLMLEYAPAPPFNAGRPDTAPQAIVDAVLSWMQPFVQQRHDEVALAAARLTG
- a CDS encoding SRPBCC family protein, yielding MTSDTAEADTALRYEYDLDAAPSKVWRALTVPEFVARWLLPDPQAPQEPSRISLEVIEADTERFVRYSMREEDEAVPDSIVTFRIDPNGSGGTTFSIVHEPVTLAKPISRTAANGNAPPTTMRLAA